The Antarcticibacterium sp. 1MA-6-2 genome has a window encoding:
- the serS gene encoding serine--tRNA ligase, producing the protein MLQVNNIRANKEAYTKALKKRNFNAEDTLNDVLQLDEIRRSTQSQLDDTLAESNQVSREIGLLFKTGEHLKAGVLKEKSAKLKESSKTLSETLNDTVLRLEQLLYTIPNVPHESVPEGAGEADNEEIFSSGEIPQLAEGSLPHWELAKKYDIIDFELGNKITGAGFPVYKGKGSRLQRALIAYFLDKAGEAGYTEYELPLLVNEASGFGTGQLPDKEGQMYHVTEDDLYLIPTAEVPITNMYRDMILNETDLPIKASGFTPCFRREAGSYGSHVRGLNRLHQFDKVELVRIEKPENSYPALEGMVEHVKNLLEELKLPYRILRLCGGDLGFTSALTYDFEVFSTAQDRWLEISSVSNFETFQANRLKLRFKDREGNKQLLHTLNGSALALPRVLAGILENYQTPQGIKVPEVLVKYNRF; encoded by the coding sequence ATGTTACAGGTTAACAATATACGGGCGAATAAAGAGGCATATACTAAGGCTCTTAAGAAAAGAAATTTTAATGCTGAAGACACTTTAAATGATGTTTTACAGCTGGACGAAATCCGTCGCTCTACCCAGTCGCAACTTGATGATACTTTAGCTGAATCAAACCAGGTTTCCAGGGAAATCGGACTTTTATTTAAGACGGGGGAACATCTCAAAGCCGGAGTTTTAAAGGAGAAATCGGCTAAGCTGAAGGAATCCTCTAAAACTCTTTCTGAAACTCTTAATGATACTGTTCTAAGGCTTGAGCAGTTGTTATACACTATTCCCAATGTACCACATGAGTCTGTTCCGGAAGGAGCGGGAGAGGCAGATAATGAAGAAATCTTTTCTTCCGGAGAAATACCACAACTAGCTGAAGGTTCCCTGCCACACTGGGAACTTGCAAAAAAATACGACATTATAGATTTTGAGCTTGGGAATAAGATCACCGGAGCTGGCTTTCCTGTTTACAAAGGAAAAGGTTCTAGGCTGCAGCGGGCGCTAATTGCCTATTTTCTTGATAAAGCTGGAGAAGCAGGCTATACCGAATATGAATTGCCACTTTTGGTAAATGAAGCTTCAGGTTTTGGTACAGGACAATTACCCGATAAAGAGGGGCAAATGTACCACGTCACCGAAGATGATTTGTATCTCATCCCCACTGCCGAAGTCCCGATTACCAATATGTACAGGGATATGATCTTGAATGAGACTGATCTTCCAATTAAAGCTTCAGGATTTACCCCTTGTTTCCGAAGGGAAGCAGGTTCATATGGATCGCACGTTCGGGGATTAAATAGATTACATCAATTTGACAAAGTAGAATTGGTGCGCATTGAGAAGCCGGAAAACTCCTATCCTGCCCTGGAAGGAATGGTAGAGCACGTCAAAAACCTGCTTGAGGAATTAAAACTTCCATACCGTATTTTAAGATTATGCGGCGGCGATTTAGGATTTACTTCAGCCCTTACTTATGATTTTGAAGTTTTTTCTACCGCTCAGGATCGCTGGCTGGAAATAAGTTCGGTTTCAAACTTTGAGACTTTCCAGGCTAACAGGTTAAAACTTAGATTTAAAGACAGGGAAGGTAACAAACAATTGCTGCATACGCTTAATGGGAGTGCTCTGGCATTACCAAGAGTTCTGGCAGGAATACTGGAAAATTACCAAACACCTCAAGGAATAAAAGTTCCTGAAGTACTGGTGAAATACAATAGGTTTTGA
- a CDS encoding lipopolysaccharide assembly protein LapB has product MRCFLFISLCLFTTFSHFAQNDQLARNYLEQGEYEKALKTYQQLYQESPGNSTYFYGLITAYQEMENFDAAEALLKERMQKILNNPNMHIELGHNFELQQKTEEAQQQYNTAIEMLKENSNYTYSVARTFEKYSLLDYAVQAYKSGSELGSDMNFDLPLARIYGEQGKLDEMFNSYLDIMGKEPEISYNLVREFD; this is encoded by the coding sequence ATGCGCTGTTTTCTATTTATAAGCCTTTGTCTCTTCACAACTTTCAGTCATTTTGCCCAGAACGATCAGCTGGCGCGAAATTACCTGGAACAGGGAGAGTATGAAAAAGCCTTAAAGACTTATCAGCAACTATATCAGGAGAGTCCCGGGAATTCTACCTATTTCTACGGTCTAATTACTGCATACCAGGAAATGGAAAATTTTGATGCAGCTGAAGCTCTTCTGAAGGAAAGAATGCAGAAGATCCTGAACAACCCCAATATGCATATAGAGTTGGGACATAATTTTGAGTTGCAGCAAAAAACCGAAGAAGCCCAGCAACAATACAACACCGCAATTGAAATGCTGAAGGAAAACTCGAATTATACCTATTCCGTTGCCCGCACCTTTGAAAAATACAGCCTTCTGGATTATGCGGTGCAGGCATATAAATCGGGTTCTGAATTAGGTTCAGATATGAACTTTGATCTGCCCCTTGCAAGAATTTATGGAGAGCAGGGAAAACTGGATGAAATGTTCAATTCTTACCTTGATATAATGGGAAAGGAACCTGAAATAAGTTATAACCTGGTAAGGGAATTTGACTAG
- a CDS encoding HTTM domain-containing protein — translation MLNKWFFTRIDNSALVVFRVLFGFLIAVEAFGAIFTGWIKRTLIEPQETFNFIGFEFLQPLPGNGMLYYYAVMGMFGIFVMLGYRYRVSIIAYGIMWTAVYLMQKSSYNNHYYLLMLLCILMAFFPAHRSFSLDARRNPAIRSISMPRWVWVTIVLQLFIVYTYAAIAKIYPDWFNGTFPRLLMAGKKDYWLVGEFLQQNWVHQSMVWYGFFFDLLVIPLLLWKRTRLFAFIAAVFFHLFNSFVLHIGIFPYLALAFTIFFFSSRTIHSLFLRGRKEYYGGNEIIVPAHKNLLMFLFSGWFLVQIALPLRHHFFEDNVLWTEEGHRLSWRMMLRSKGGSSTFKVVEKGTTDTIYVKKQDYLTQKQMRAINSKPDMIWQFAHRLKREYAEQGKDIQVFVNAKVMVNGRPSQTLINPKVDLAAEKWRHFKHHDWILPSKLE, via the coding sequence ATGCTGAATAAGTGGTTCTTCACCAGAATCGACAATAGTGCCCTGGTAGTTTTCCGGGTGCTATTTGGATTTTTAATTGCTGTTGAAGCTTTTGGAGCCATTTTTACGGGTTGGATAAAACGTACTCTCATTGAGCCCCAGGAAACATTTAATTTTATAGGATTTGAATTTCTGCAACCGCTTCCCGGGAATGGAATGTTGTATTATTATGCCGTTATGGGGATGTTCGGGATTTTTGTGATGCTGGGATATCGCTACAGGGTAAGTATTATAGCGTATGGTATAATGTGGACGGCTGTATATCTTATGCAGAAATCTTCCTATAACAATCACTATTACCTCCTGATGCTGTTGTGTATATTAATGGCATTTTTTCCTGCACACCGTAGTTTCTCTCTTGATGCCCGCCGTAATCCGGCAATAAGATCTATATCTATGCCTCGTTGGGTGTGGGTAACTATTGTCCTGCAACTGTTTATTGTCTATACCTATGCGGCAATTGCAAAGATATACCCCGACTGGTTTAACGGAACTTTCCCACGGCTGCTTATGGCGGGTAAAAAAGATTACTGGCTGGTAGGAGAGTTTCTGCAGCAAAACTGGGTTCATCAAAGCATGGTGTGGTACGGCTTCTTTTTTGACCTGCTGGTAATACCTCTGCTTCTTTGGAAAAGAACGCGGCTATTTGCCTTCATAGCAGCGGTCTTTTTCCATCTCTTTAATAGTTTTGTGCTGCATATTGGCATTTTTCCTTATCTCGCTCTGGCATTTACAATTTTCTTTTTTTCAAGCCGTACAATCCACAGCCTCTTTCTGCGGGGAAGAAAAGAATATTATGGTGGAAATGAAATTATAGTTCCGGCCCATAAAAACCTGCTTATGTTCCTTTTTTCCGGTTGGTTTCTGGTGCAAATCGCTTTACCGCTTCGACATCATTTTTTTGAGGATAATGTATTATGGACAGAAGAAGGGCACCGTTTAAGCTGGAGAATGATGTTACGCAGCAAAGGTGGGAGCAGCACCTTTAAGGTGGTTGAGAAAGGCACCACGGATACTATATATGTTAAAAAACAGGATTACTTAACTCAAAAACAAATGCGGGCCATTAATAGCAAGCCAGACATGATCTGGCAATTCGCGCATCGCTTAAAAAGAGAATATGCTGAACAGGGAAAAGATATTCAGGTATTTGTAAATGCAAAGGTAATGGTGAACGGGAGGCCTTCACAAACCTTAATTAACCCCAAAGTTGATCTCGCTGCAGAAAAATGGCGACATTTTAAACATCACGACTGGATCTTACCTTCAAAATTGGAGTAA